In one Pseudomonadales bacterium genomic region, the following are encoded:
- a CDS encoding alpha/beta fold hydrolase has product MPAILLNHRILEQQPLESQPVREPQVVVLLHGLFGSLTNLASLGRALSENYRVILADLRNHGDSPHSDDMSYPLMAQDIEQLLNSLNIQRAHFVGHSMGGKVAMQVALNHANRVNKLVVADIAPVTYRATTNLGALEGLCALQHADIHTRKDADNLLAAHISEPGIRAFLLKNLIRNDKGQFQLKLNMSSIAANYAKTLNLAPEPSPQGQPFIGPTLFIKGSDSAYIQEKHRETINRLFPNAQLKIIQGTGHWLHAEKPEIFNRLVQQFLL; this is encoded by the coding sequence ATGCCCGCTATATTGCTCAATCACCGGATACTGGAGCAACAACCATTAGAGTCACAACCCGTACGTGAACCACAGGTGGTTGTGCTGTTGCACGGGTTATTCGGCTCGCTGACCAACCTTGCTTCGCTCGGCCGCGCACTATCCGAAAACTACCGGGTCATACTGGCCGATTTGCGCAACCACGGAGACTCGCCCCACAGCGATGACATGAGCTACCCTCTGATGGCCCAGGATATTGAGCAGTTACTGAACTCGCTGAATATTCAACGAGCCCACTTTGTTGGCCACTCAATGGGCGGCAAGGTAGCGATGCAAGTCGCTCTGAATCATGCCAACAGAGTCAACAAGCTGGTGGTGGCAGATATTGCCCCGGTCACTTACAGGGCAACAACCAACCTTGGAGCACTAGAAGGGCTCTGTGCACTACAGCATGCCGACATTCACACCCGTAAAGATGCCGACAACTTACTGGCCGCACACATTTCAGAACCCGGTATTCGGGCATTTCTACTAAAAAACCTGATACGAAACGACAAGGGGCAGTTTCAGCTCAAGCTGAATATGAGCAGCATTGCTGCCAACTACGCCAAAACACTGAATCTGGCCCCCGAACCAAGCCCACAAGGGCAGCCATTTATCGGCCCCACCCTGTTCATCAAAGGCAGTGACTCCGCCTACATTCAGGAAAAACACCGCGAAACTATCAACCGGTTGTTCCCCAACGCGCAGTTAAAAATCATTCAGGGCACGGGTCATTGGCTGCATGCCGAGAAGCCGGAAATCTTTAACCGGTTAGTACAGCAGTTTTTACTTTAG
- a CDS encoding aminopeptidase, protein MKTQFAMLLSLLVLVVGCTTRSISDSGYPGHGYYGAKQSNPFYKGEISEFDVLGVDPDSSITDDDIDTVFNESPSRKLLRKGDSILLIQSGAIIPDQEMIEQMEKSFSVSVFTGVPEKDKKENQSYSKSLRLSAAKAGIGTIVVYWGILESGIEDLATKSVSWLPIVGSAVPDEAQKMRIRLKVAVIDVRSGQWEIFTPRRIDDKSYSGRFNREHSDQEQVASLKAAAYENASNGVVARFIK, encoded by the coding sequence ATGAAAACACAATTCGCTATGCTTCTTTCACTACTAGTATTGGTAGTGGGTTGCACAACCCGGTCAATATCAGATTCAGGTTATCCAGGGCATGGGTACTACGGAGCTAAGCAATCTAATCCCTTCTACAAAGGCGAAATCAGTGAGTTTGATGTATTAGGTGTCGACCCGGATTCAAGCATTACAGATGATGATATTGATACAGTATTTAATGAGTCTCCAAGCAGAAAATTATTACGGAAAGGAGACTCAATATTACTGATTCAGTCTGGAGCAATAATCCCAGACCAAGAAATGATAGAGCAGATGGAGAAGTCATTTTCTGTGTCAGTTTTTACAGGAGTACCTGAAAAGGATAAAAAGGAAAATCAAAGCTACTCAAAATCATTACGCCTGTCGGCTGCAAAAGCAGGAATCGGGACAATCGTTGTTTATTGGGGAATATTGGAGTCAGGAATAGAAGACCTAGCTACAAAGTCGGTTTCTTGGCTCCCAATAGTTGGATCAGCCGTTCCAGATGAAGCTCAGAAAATGAGAATTCGCCTAAAAGTTGCGGTTATTGATGTACGCAGTGGACAGTGGGAAATCTTTACTCCAAGAAGAATTGACGATAAATCATATAGCGGCCGATTTAATCGCGAGCATTCTGACCAAGAACAAGTTGCTTCATTAAAAGCTGCCGCATATGAGAACGCTTCTAATGGTGTTGTTGCGAGATTTATCAAATAG
- the pip gene encoding prolyl aminopeptidase produces MRTFYPAIKPYRVQQVKVSDLHQLYVEEVGNESGLPVLFVHGGPGAGCTENDRCFFDPEKYRIILFDQRGSGRSLPHAELEDNHTPALLADIELIRQQLGIEKWVLFGGSWGSTLSLLYAETHPERVLGLILRGIFLCRQKDIDWFYQQGANHVFPDYWQDFLLPIPRAERSDMVTAYYQRLTGENELERMAAAKAWSVWEGRCATLHPNPDLVHFLGSPHVAMAMARIEAHYFMHQSFIRMNQIIEDAHKLADIPGVIVHGRYDMVCPVDQACELQKAWPQAKLEIIRDAGHASSQPSILDALVNATDELAQRLGY; encoded by the coding sequence ATGCGAACTTTTTATCCCGCTATAAAGCCCTATCGTGTTCAACAGGTCAAGGTGAGTGATCTGCACCAGCTCTATGTGGAAGAGGTGGGCAATGAGAGTGGTTTGCCCGTCCTGTTTGTGCATGGCGGCCCCGGTGCAGGCTGCACGGAAAACGATCGCTGCTTTTTTGACCCGGAAAAATACCGCATTATTCTGTTCGACCAGCGGGGCAGTGGACGCTCATTGCCCCATGCCGAACTGGAAGATAACCACACGCCTGCACTGCTGGCCGATATCGAACTTATTCGACAGCAACTGGGTATTGAAAAATGGGTACTCTTTGGAGGCTCCTGGGGATCAACCCTGAGCCTGCTTTATGCTGAGACTCATCCTGAACGAGTGTTGGGGCTTATTCTGCGCGGCATATTCCTGTGTCGGCAAAAAGATATTGATTGGTTCTACCAACAAGGTGCCAACCACGTATTTCCGGATTACTGGCAGGATTTTCTGTTACCTATTCCCAGAGCTGAACGCAGCGATATGGTGACAGCTTACTATCAGCGGCTGACCGGTGAAAATGAACTCGAACGCATGGCTGCGGCCAAGGCCTGGTCTGTGTGGGAAGGCCGTTGCGCCACACTGCACCCAAACCCCGATCTGGTTCACTTCCTGGGTAGCCCGCATGTGGCAATGGCGATGGCGCGTATTGAGGCACACTATTTTATGCATCAGTCTTTTATACGAATGAACCAGATAATTGAAGATGCACACAAACTGGCAGATATTCCCGGTGTGATCGTACATGGGCGTTACGATATGGTATGCCCGGTGGATCAGGCCTGTGAATTACAGAAAGCCTGGCCCCAGGCAAAGCTGGAAATTATTCGCGATGCTGGTCACGCTTCCAGCCAGCCGAGTATTCTGGATGCGCTGGTTAACGCCACCGATGAACTGGCCCAAAGGCTTGGGTATTGA
- a CDS encoding DNA-3-methyladenine glycosylase I has protein sequence MTAGAQTQSSRQHCPWCGDDPLYLDYHHTEWGVPCYDDHVLFEFLTLESAQAGLSWITVLRKRENYRKAFANFEAEKVARFNSRSVERLMNDAGIVRNRLKIESAISNAHCFLDIQDKYDSFANYFWGFVDYQPIQNQLRSMKEAPASTELSDKISKDMKKRGFRFFGTTICYAHMQATGMVNDHLVDCFRHQECAALARRP, from the coding sequence ATGACAGCTGGTGCTCAAACGCAATCTTCCCGTCAACACTGCCCCTGGTGTGGGGACGACCCGTTATATCTGGATTATCACCATACGGAGTGGGGCGTGCCCTGTTATGACGATCATGTACTGTTTGAGTTCTTGACACTAGAGAGCGCCCAGGCCGGTCTTTCGTGGATTACGGTGCTTCGCAAACGGGAGAATTATCGCAAGGCATTTGCCAATTTTGAAGCGGAAAAGGTGGCCCGATTTAATAGCCGCAGCGTTGAGCGATTAATGAACGATGCCGGCATTGTGCGCAATCGTCTCAAGATAGAAAGTGCGATCAGCAATGCCCACTGTTTTCTCGATATTCAGGACAAATATGACAGTTTCGCTAACTATTTCTGGGGTTTTGTAGACTATCAGCCAATACAGAACCAGTTGCGGAGTATGAAAGAAGCACCCGCGTCAACAGAACTGTCAGACAAAATCAGTAAGGATATGAAAAAACGCGGCTTTCGCTTTTTTGGCACCACCATCTGTTACGCGCATATGCAGGCAACTGGCATGGTCAACGATCATCTGGTGGACTGCTTTCGGCATCAGGAATGTGCTGCACTGGCCCGACGGCCTTAA
- a CDS encoding Lrp/AsnC family transcriptional regulator: MSIDSYDRAILRRLQRDGRISNQDLAEAVSLSPSPCLRRVKRLEEEGIIESYSARLNARSLGFRLMAFIHISMDRHTPDRFDYFETAVEKYPEVLECHLITGQDADYFLKVVVEDMDGYQQFLLNKITPIKGVSGVHSSFVLKSPLNTGALPV; the protein is encoded by the coding sequence ATGAGCATTGATAGTTACGATAGAGCGATTTTACGTCGTCTGCAACGGGATGGACGCATTTCCAATCAGGATCTGGCTGAGGCAGTAAGCTTGTCACCGTCCCCCTGCTTGCGCCGGGTTAAGCGATTGGAAGAGGAAGGGATTATCGAGAGCTACAGTGCCCGACTCAATGCTCGAAGTCTGGGTTTCAGGCTGATGGCATTTATCCATATTAGTATGGACAGGCATACACCGGATCGTTTCGATTATTTCGAAACAGCTGTTGAAAAATACCCTGAGGTACTCGAGTGTCACCTGATTACCGGTCAGGATGCCGATTATTTCCTGAAGGTCGTAGTCGAGGACATGGATGGCTACCAACAGTTCCTGCTAAACAAGATTACCCCGATTAAAGGGGTGTCCGGTGTACACTCATCATTCGTACTTAAATCACCCTTGAACACCGGCGCGTTGCCCGTCTAG
- the leuA gene encoding 2-isopropylmalate synthase, which produces MINNPNTKYRPFAPVQLSDRCWPNRTIEKPPVWMSTDLRDGNQSLIDPMSVETKLRFFEMLVEIGFKEIEVAFPAASDTDFNFVRRLITENRIPDDVTIEVLTQAREDLIKRTVESVIGARKAIVHLYNPTAPQFRRIVYNTDVAGVKAIAEQGTRWVKHYTSQHPETEWVYQYSPEIFSGTELPVAREVCDAVSAIWQPTPEHKMIINLPATVEMATPNIYADQVEWMDRNLARRDSILISVHPHNDRGTAVAAAELAIMAGADRVEGCLFGNGERTGNVDIVTLALNLYTQGIHPGLDFSKIEPIRRTVEECNQIPVHPRHPYAGELVFTAFSGSHQDAIKKGFAQQNNGEIWEVPYLPIDPADLNRGYEAVVRVNSQSGKGGVAFLLQQQYGLELPRRLQIEFSRVVKQFTDREGCEATSADIFNLFEKEYLQACSPYRFSEASVITHSHGESGATEVQIRYQNNGKAHTVSGIGNGSIDAVVKAMGNHINVIDYHEHAMSVGASAEAVCYIEMQIDDSPAIFGVGIHHNIVSAAIKAIFNGLNRQSIIQGAIAQEEHTERLSSG; this is translated from the coding sequence ATGATTAACAATCCAAATACCAAATACCGCCCTTTTGCCCCGGTGCAATTATCCGACCGCTGCTGGCCAAACCGCACCATTGAAAAACCTCCCGTCTGGATGAGCACAGACCTGCGCGATGGCAATCAGTCTTTGATCGATCCCATGTCGGTGGAGACCAAGCTGCGCTTTTTTGAGATGCTGGTAGAAATTGGTTTCAAAGAAATCGAAGTGGCCTTTCCTGCAGCCTCTGACACGGATTTTAATTTTGTCCGCCGACTGATCACCGAGAACCGTATTCCGGATGATGTCACCATTGAGGTGCTCACCCAGGCACGTGAAGACCTGATCAAACGTACTGTTGAGTCTGTCATCGGTGCCCGCAAGGCAATTGTGCACCTGTACAACCCCACTGCGCCCCAATTCCGCCGTATTGTCTATAACACGGATGTAGCGGGAGTAAAAGCGATTGCCGAGCAGGGTACCCGCTGGGTGAAGCACTACACCAGCCAGCACCCCGAAACCGAGTGGGTTTATCAGTACTCGCCAGAAATTTTCTCAGGAACAGAGTTACCTGTAGCCAGAGAAGTTTGCGACGCTGTGAGTGCTATATGGCAACCAACACCTGAACATAAAATGATCATTAATCTGCCAGCAACCGTCGAAATGGCAACGCCGAATATCTATGCTGATCAGGTTGAATGGATGGACCGTAATCTTGCACGCCGCGATAGTATTCTGATCAGCGTGCACCCCCATAATGACCGGGGCACGGCTGTGGCCGCTGCAGAGTTGGCCATAATGGCCGGAGCAGATCGAGTAGAGGGTTGTCTGTTTGGCAATGGTGAACGCACCGGCAATGTTGATATCGTGACACTGGCTCTGAATCTTTATACTCAGGGCATTCACCCCGGCCTTGATTTCTCAAAGATTGAGCCTATTCGTCGCACGGTGGAAGAATGTAATCAGATTCCGGTCCACCCCAGACACCCTTACGCAGGCGAATTGGTATTTACTGCTTTTTCTGGCTCTCATCAAGATGCCATCAAAAAAGGTTTTGCCCAGCAAAATAATGGTGAAATATGGGAAGTCCCCTATCTGCCGATTGACCCCGCTGACCTCAACCGCGGTTATGAAGCAGTGGTCAGAGTTAACAGCCAGTCAGGGAAAGGTGGTGTTGCCTTTCTGTTGCAACAGCAATACGGGCTTGAGTTGCCCCGCCGTTTACAAATCGAGTTCAGCCGAGTAGTCAAGCAGTTCACCGACCGCGAGGGGTGTGAAGCTACCAGCGCTGATATATTCAACCTGTTCGAGAAGGAGTATTTACAAGCCTGCAGCCCCTATCGTTTTAGTGAGGCCAGCGTGATTACGCACAGTCATGGGGAAAGCGGCGCTACCGAAGTACAGATCCGCTATCAAAATAACGGTAAGGCACACACCGTTTCAGGTATCGGCAACGGTTCAATCGATGCTGTTGTGAAGGCAATGGGCAATCATATCAACGTCATTGATTACCACGAGCACGCGATGAGTGTCGGCGCTTCGGCTGAGGCTGTTTGTTATATTGAAATGCAGATCGACGATAGTCCGGCAATCTTCGGCGTGGGCATTCACCACAATATCGTCAGTGCCGCAATAAAGGCTATATTCAACGGACTGAACCGTCAGAGCATAATTCAGGGTGCCATTGCGCAGGAAGAACACACTGAACGACTAAGCAGTGGTTAG
- the typA gene encoding translational GTPase TypA — translation MIENLRNIAIIAHVDHGKTTLVDKLLQQSGTLDRKNVGTERIMDSNDQERERGITILAKNTSIEWNGYRINIVDTPGHADFGGEVERVLSMVDCVLLLVDAVDGPMPQTRFVTSKAFEQGLRPIVVVNKVDRPGARPDWVVDQVFDLFDSLGATDEQLDFPMVYASALNGVAGMDPEDMAEDMAPLLEVIIDKVSPPEVDSDGPLQMQISALDYNSYVGVIGVGRITRGKMKPNEQVAIIDRHGKTRKGRILQVMGYHGLERVEVEKAEAGDIVCITGIDKLNISDTICNPDKIEALPALSVDEPTVSMTFQVNNSPFAGLDGKFVTSRNIKERLEQELIHNVALRVAPGDSPDKFVVSGRGELHLSVLIENMRREGFELGVSRPEVIQKEVDGELHEPFEQVVIDVEEQHQGAVMEEMGARKAELTNMELDGKGRVRLAFMAPSRGLIGFRSHFLTMTSGSGIMTSIFDHYGPVKQGDVAKRQNGVLVSMIKGKTLAFGLFNLQERGRLFLGAGQEVYEGQIVGLHSRSNDLPVNPTKGKQLTNIRASGTDEALTLTPPVRHTLEQALEFIEDDELVEVTPNHIRLRKKLLTENERKRAK, via the coding sequence GTGATTGAGAATCTTCGCAATATCGCCATTATTGCTCACGTTGACCATGGCAAAACTACGCTGGTAGACAAGCTGCTGCAGCAGTCCGGCACTCTGGATCGCAAGAATGTCGGCACCGAGCGCATTATGGATTCCAATGATCAGGAGCGGGAGCGGGGTATTACCATTCTTGCCAAGAATACGTCCATTGAATGGAATGGTTACCGGATTAATATTGTCGATACCCCCGGGCATGCCGACTTCGGCGGAGAGGTTGAGCGGGTACTGTCGATGGTGGATTGCGTGCTGTTACTGGTTGATGCAGTCGATGGCCCAATGCCACAAACCCGGTTTGTTACATCCAAGGCCTTTGAACAGGGCTTGCGCCCGATTGTGGTGGTGAACAAAGTTGATCGTCCGGGTGCACGTCCGGACTGGGTGGTCGATCAGGTGTTCGATTTGTTTGACAGCCTGGGAGCAACAGACGAGCAACTGGATTTTCCTATGGTTTACGCTTCAGCTCTGAACGGTGTTGCCGGTATGGACCCTGAAGATATGGCTGAAGATATGGCGCCACTGCTGGAAGTTATCATCGACAAAGTTAGCCCTCCAGAGGTGGATTCAGATGGCCCGCTGCAAATGCAAATCAGCGCGCTCGATTACAACAGCTATGTAGGGGTTATCGGTGTTGGGCGTATTACTCGCGGCAAAATGAAACCCAATGAGCAGGTGGCGATCATTGATCGTCACGGGAAAACCCGAAAAGGCCGGATTTTGCAGGTGATGGGTTATCACGGACTTGAGCGTGTTGAGGTAGAGAAAGCCGAGGCAGGCGATATTGTTTGTATTACCGGCATCGACAAACTCAATATTTCTGACACCATTTGCAATCCGGACAAGATTGAAGCACTGCCTGCACTGAGCGTTGACGAGCCTACGGTGAGCATGACTTTCCAGGTTAACAATTCTCCTTTTGCCGGTCTTGATGGTAAATTCGTGACGTCTCGCAACATTAAGGAGCGCCTTGAGCAGGAGCTGATTCACAATGTGGCACTGCGTGTTGCTCCCGGTGACAGTCCGGACAAGTTTGTGGTGTCTGGTCGCGGCGAACTGCACTTATCAGTTCTGATCGAAAACATGCGTCGTGAAGGGTTTGAACTGGGGGTGTCGCGCCCGGAAGTGATTCAAAAAGAAGTGGATGGTGAGCTGCATGAGCCATTTGAACAGGTGGTGATTGATGTGGAAGAGCAGCACCAGGGCGCGGTAATGGAAGAAATGGGTGCCCGCAAGGCCGAACTAACCAACATGGAGCTGGACGGCAAAGGTCGTGTGCGGCTGGCATTTATGGCACCGTCGCGGGGGTTGATTGGCTTTCGCTCTCACTTCCTGACCATGACCAGTGGTTCCGGCATTATGACCAGCATATTCGACCATTACGGGCCAGTTAAGCAGGGAGATGTGGCCAAGCGTCAGAATGGTGTGCTGGTGTCCATGATCAAGGGCAAGACTCTGGCTTTTGGTTTGTTTAATTTACAGGAGCGAGGCCGCTTGTTCCTCGGTGCCGGTCAGGAAGTCTACGAAGGCCAGATTGTCGGCTTGCATTCACGCAGTAATGATTTGCCGGTAAACCCTACCAAGGGTAAACAGCTGACCAATATTCGGGCATCCGGAACGGATGAGGCGTTAACCCTGACGCCACCTGTCCGCCATACTCTGGAACAGGCGCTGGAGTTTATTGAAGACGATGAACTGGTTGAAGTAACGCCCAACCATATTCGGTTGCGCAAAAAGCTGTTAACCGAAAATGAGCGTAAACGCGCCAAATAA
- a CDS encoding DsbA family protein, whose product MNKPPVSKPLIIDYYTDILCVWAWIAQRRLDELNRQLGEKIDLHCYYVDIFGDVNAKMNAQWHEKGGYSGFAEHVQHCAATFEDAVINPGIWTEVRPGTSANAHLVLKAIEIGYGKRQSMAMALKFRSAFFADAVDIGNLEVLNELATANGLDTRIINTSIQNGSAIAALMSDYQRASQQNIKGSPSYVINGGRQTLYGNVGYRVLRANIDELLKQPENEASWC is encoded by the coding sequence ATGAACAAGCCTCCTGTTAGCAAACCACTGATCATTGACTATTACACCGATATTCTTTGTGTATGGGCCTGGATCGCGCAACGGCGCCTTGACGAACTCAACAGGCAGCTGGGGGAGAAAATTGACCTTCATTGTTACTACGTCGACATCTTTGGTGATGTTAACGCTAAAATGAATGCCCAATGGCACGAAAAGGGTGGTTACTCGGGCTTTGCTGAACATGTACAGCACTGCGCAGCCACGTTCGAAGATGCTGTTATCAACCCAGGAATATGGACAGAAGTCAGACCCGGAACCTCTGCAAATGCACACCTCGTTCTGAAGGCTATTGAAATCGGCTATGGCAAGCGTCAAAGTATGGCAATGGCATTAAAATTCAGGTCAGCGTTTTTTGCTGATGCAGTAGATATCGGCAATCTGGAAGTGCTCAACGAACTGGCAACAGCAAATGGACTGGATACCCGCATTATCAACACTAGCATTCAGAATGGCTCGGCAATAGCGGCCCTGATGAGTGACTATCAGCGTGCCAGCCAGCAAAACATCAAAGGCAGCCCGTCTTATGTTATTAACGGCGGCAGGCAGACGCTCTATGGCAATGTCGGTTACCGGGTGCTTCGTGCCAATATTGATGAGCTTTTGAAGCAACCGGAAAACGAAGCCAGTTGGTGTTAG
- the dbpA gene encoding ATP-dependent RNA helicase DbpA, protein MNETDFLSLNLHHALLDNLSTLDYQSMTPIQAQSLPHIIANRDVIAQAKTGSGKTAAFGLGLLQKLDVTRFRVQALVLCPTRELADQVAKEIRKLGRGIHNIKVLTLCGGTPFGPQAGSLEHGAHIIVGTPGRIEDHLRKGTLKLADLTTLVLDEADRMLDMGFQESLDNIIDAIPSQRQTLLFSATFPEKIQTIAQRVMADPITVKVESTHSSDSIKQRFFKIEGKVSRLDALRLLLLEYQPESVVVFCNTKQETQEVANELRRYHFGALPLHGDLEQKDRDQTLIRFANKSASVLVATDVAARGLDIESLDMVINYHLPRDIEVHTHRIGRTGRAGKNGIACTLYTDKELHKLEKLEEYLQQTIDNSPLPSERLLNEPAYKPAMATLQIDGGKKQKVRAGDILGALTGNSGIDGKHVGKIQITDNKAYVAVDRTSAKAALKKLNEGKLKGKNFKVRLLAT, encoded by the coding sequence TTGAACGAAACAGATTTCTTATCGCTAAACCTGCACCACGCCTTGCTGGATAATCTTTCAACTCTTGATTATCAAAGCATGACACCAATTCAGGCACAAAGTCTGCCGCATATTATTGCAAACAGAGATGTTATTGCTCAGGCAAAAACCGGCTCGGGAAAAACAGCCGCCTTTGGTTTGGGCCTGTTGCAAAAACTGGATGTAACCCGTTTTCGTGTTCAGGCATTAGTGCTTTGCCCCACTCGAGAGCTTGCTGACCAGGTAGCCAAAGAGATTCGCAAACTTGGCCGGGGTATTCATAACATCAAGGTTCTAACCCTCTGCGGCGGCACACCCTTCGGGCCACAAGCAGGCTCACTTGAACATGGTGCCCATATCATTGTCGGCACCCCTGGCCGGATTGAAGATCATCTTCGCAAGGGCACGTTAAAACTGGCCGATTTAACCACGCTGGTCCTTGATGAGGCTGACCGTATGTTGGATATGGGGTTTCAGGAATCGCTGGATAACATCATCGACGCCATACCCAGCCAACGTCAGACGCTATTATTCAGTGCTACCTTTCCTGAAAAAATACAAACCATCGCACAGCGCGTGATGGCAGACCCGATAACGGTAAAGGTGGAAAGTACCCACAGCAGTGACAGCATCAAACAGCGCTTTTTCAAAATTGAAGGGAAGGTATCAAGACTCGACGCACTGCGCTTGCTGCTACTTGAATACCAACCTGAATCCGTTGTGGTTTTTTGTAATACCAAACAGGAAACACAGGAGGTCGCCAATGAACTGCGCCGCTATCATTTCGGCGCCCTGCCATTGCACGGCGACCTTGAGCAAAAAGATCGCGATCAAACATTAATTCGCTTTGCCAACAAGAGCGCCTCCGTTCTCGTCGCCACCGATGTTGCCGCACGCGGTTTGGATATCGAATCACTGGATATGGTAATCAATTATCATCTGCCTCGTGACATTGAGGTTCACACTCATAGAATCGGCCGCACAGGCCGTGCAGGAAAAAATGGCATCGCCTGCACGCTCTACACCGACAAAGAACTACACAAGCTGGAGAAGTTGGAAGAATATCTGCAACAAACCATAGACAACTCGCCGCTACCTTCCGAGCGTTTACTTAACGAACCCGCTTACAAACCCGCTATGGCAACACTACAAATAGACGGCGGAAAAAAACAAAAAGTCAGAGCTGGCGATATTCTGGGCGCACTCACCGGCAACAGTGGAATCGATGGCAAGCACGTGGGGAAAATCCAGATTACCGACAACAAAGCCTATGTCGCCGTGGACAGAACATCAGCTAAGGCTGCCCTAAAAAAATTGAATGAAGGCAAACTCAAAGGTAAAAACTTTAAGGTAAGGCTGCTGGCAACATAG
- a CDS encoding DUF3565 domain-containing protein: MKHPIKNYHLDEEQYWVAELSCGHFQHLRHDPPWTNRPWVLTPKGRREKLGFELDCKKCDRGEPPDCLKLKAD; this comes from the coding sequence ATGAAACACCCCATAAAAAACTATCATTTGGATGAAGAGCAATATTGGGTTGCGGAACTGAGCTGCGGGCATTTTCAACACCTGCGGCATGATCCGCCGTGGACTAACCGCCCCTGGGTATTAACACCAAAAGGGCGTAGAGAAAAATTAGGATTTGAGCTGGATTGTAAAAAGTGCGATCGTGGCGAACCACCAGACTGTCTAAAATTAAAAGCTGATTAA
- a CDS encoding VOC family protein, which yields MNIHEKINYVEFPAQDIPATKKFFSEAFSWIFEDFGPEYTAFSNEGIDGGFFKADMASSTSNGAALVVFYSEALEATLDKVKQAGGDIIKPVFAFPGGRRFHFSEPSGNEFAVWSDK from the coding sequence ATGAACATTCACGAAAAAATTAACTACGTTGAATTTCCCGCCCAGGATATCCCGGCCACCAAAAAGTTCTTTAGTGAGGCTTTTAGCTGGATATTTGAGGACTTTGGTCCGGAATACACAGCTTTCTCCAACGAAGGCATTGACGGCGGGTTCTTTAAAGCTGATATGGCTTCATCCACCAGCAATGGTGCTGCACTCGTCGTCTTTTACAGTGAGGCCCTAGAAGCAACGCTTGATAAAGTTAAACAAGCTGGCGGCGATATCATCAAACCGGTATTTGCTTTCCCTGGCGGTCGGAGGTTTCATTTCTCTGAACCCAGCGGCAATGAGTTTGCTGTCTGGTCAGACAAATAA